In Silene latifolia isolate original U9 population chromosome 3, ASM4854445v1, whole genome shotgun sequence, a single window of DNA contains:
- the LOC141646612 gene encoding lysine histidine transporter 1-like: MVGTHDEAPSNGHHLNTQTDEDLKRQKEIDDWLPITSGRNAKWWYSAFHNVTAMVGAGVLGLPLAMSQLGWGPGVAILVLSWVITLYTLWQMVEMHEMVPGKRFDRYHELGQHAFGEKLGLWIVVPQQLIVEVGVDIVYMVTGGKSLHKFHEIVCANKKCKNDNIKLTYFIMIFASVHFVLSHLPNFNSIAGVSLAAAVMSLSYSTIAWATSLHKGVQPDVSYALKGHNGATKTLDFFNALGTVAFAYAGHNVVLEIQATIPSTPEKPSKGPMWKGVVVAYIVVALCYFPVSLIGYWVFGNNVEDDILISLNKPAWLIAMANLFVVIHVIGSYQIYAMPVFDMMETVLVKKLKFRPTWILRFISRNIYVAFTMFIGITFPFFGGLLGFFGGFAFAPTTYFLPCIMWLSIYKPKRFGLSWTANWICIILGVLIMVLSPIGALRQIIISAKKYTFYS; this comes from the exons ACGCAAACAGATGAGGATTTGAAAAGACAAAAAGAAATAGATGATTGGCTACCTATAACATCAGGAAGAAATGCAAAATGGTGGTATTCTGCTTTCCACAATGTCACTGCCATGGTTGGTGCTGGTGTTCTCGGCCTTCCTCTCGCCATGTCTCAACTTGGATG GGGGCCTGGAGTGGCTATATTGGTACTATCATGGGTTATAACATTGTACACCCTATGGCAAATGGTGGAGATGCACGAAATGGTACCCGGAAAACGGTTTGATAGATACCACGAGCTCGGACAACATGCTTTCGGAGAAAAATTGGGGCTTTGGATTGTGGTTCCGCAACAACTTATCGTAGAAGTGGGTGTAGACATTGTTTATATGGTTACAGGTGGTAAATCGCTACATAAATTTCATGAAATCGTTTGTGCTAACAAAAAGTGTAAGAATGACAACATTAAGTTGACCTACTTCATCATGATTTTCGCCTCCGTTCACTTTGTTCTGTCTCACCTCCCTAATTTCAATTCCATCGCCGGTGTTTCATTGGCCGCTGCTGTTATGTCACTCAG CTACTCGACCATTGCGTGGGCAACGTCACTACACAAGGGTGTGCAACCAGACGTATCGTATGCATTAAAAGGCCACAACGGTGCAACAAAGACCTTGGATTTCTTCAATGCTCTAGGAACCGTGGCATTTGCTTATGCAGGGCACAATGTTGTACTAGAAATTCAAGCTACAATCCCTTCGACTCCAGAGAAGCCGTCTAAGGGACCTATGTGGAAGGGTGTGGTTGTCGCGTATATTGTCGTTGCTCTGTGTTACTTCCCTGTCTCACTTATTGGATACTGGGTCTTTGGCAACAACGTCGAAGATGATATCCTCATCTCCTTGAATAAACCTGCATGGTTGATTGCTATGGCTAACTTGTTCGTCGTTATCCATGTTATTGGAAGCTATCAG ATATACGCAATGCCCGTATTTGACATGATGGAAACCGTGTTAGTAAAGAAGTTGAAATTCAGGCCTACTTGGATACTCCGATTTATTAGTCGCAATATCTATGTTG CTTTTACAATGTTCATCGGCATCACCTTCCCCTTCTTCGGCGGCCTTCTCGGTTTCTTCGGTGGATTTGCATTTGCCCCTACGACATACTTT CTTCCTTGCATCATGTGGCTTTCAATCTATAAACCCAAAAGATTTGGGCTGTCTTGGACCGCCAATTGG ATTTGTATCATACTCGGAGTTCTTATAATGGTGTTATCACCTATCGGAGCACTACGACAAATCATAATCTCCGCAAAAAAATATACATTTTATAGCTAG